The following are from one region of the Yoonia sp. R2331 genome:
- a CDS encoding ferritin-like domain-containing protein, which produces MIPLAEMAVAVLTTADGRAKTALSRDFAAQWQAARKTGEIPEVGTASPPDFPARPDQPALLDPRDVPHRKPGSPAGRIALLHAVAHIELNAVDLHWDIIARFSHVPLPIGFYDDWVKAADEESKHFNLMCDCLEALGSHYGALPAHAGMWRAATDTADDLMGRLAVVPMVLEARGLDVTPGMIQIFRSAKLPDAVAALEVIYAEEVHHVAYGSKWFHFLCGRDNLDPTPVFHDLVRRYFHGALKPPFNEEKRAEAGIPPDFYWPLAGTPAGRSKS; this is translated from the coding sequence ATGATCCCATTGGCAGAAATGGCAGTTGCGGTGCTGACAACCGCCGACGGGCGCGCCAAGACCGCGTTGTCGCGTGACTTTGCGGCCCAGTGGCAAGCGGCGCGCAAAACGGGCGAGATACCGGAAGTTGGAACTGCCAGCCCACCGGATTTTCCGGCGCGCCCAGACCAGCCTGCATTGCTGGACCCGCGGGATGTGCCGCATCGCAAACCCGGCAGCCCTGCGGGTCGGATCGCGCTTTTGCATGCGGTGGCGCATATTGAGCTGAACGCCGTGGACCTGCACTGGGATATCATCGCGCGTTTCTCGCACGTCCCGTTGCCGATTGGGTTCTACGACGATTGGGTCAAAGCAGCTGACGAAGAATCGAAACATTTCAATCTGATGTGCGACTGTCTTGAAGCACTTGGATCACATTATGGCGCCTTGCCTGCCCATGCAGGCATGTGGCGCGCGGCCACTGACACAGCGGATGATCTGATGGGTCGTTTGGCGGTGGTGCCGATGGTGCTGGAAGCGCGCGGCCTTGATGTGACGCCGGGCATGATCCAGATTTTCCGGTCCGCAAAGCTGCCTGATGCGGTTGCCGCGCTCGAGGTGATCTACGCCGAAGAAGTGCACCACGTGGCCTATGGGTCCAAATGGTTCCACTTTCTATGTGGCCGCGACAATCTTGACCCGACACCGGTCTTTCACGATCTGGTCCGCCGGTATTTTCACGGCGCGCTGAAACCACCGTTCAATGAAGAAAAACGCGCAGAGGCGGGAATTCCCCCCGATTTCTATTGGCCGCTTGCCGGAACCCCGGCGGGGAGATCAAAATCGTAG
- a CDS encoding DUF5930 domain-containing protein: MKSRLTHAIHHKLEKWFPEKRLFLRSDTETRFIRLKPETQLIGWGGAVVVVGWTIISTAILLMDSIGAGNFRAQAQRDQMIYEQRLNALSAERDARAEEAVAAQQRFSSALAQISTMQSELLALEDERRELETGMEVVQATLRNTMQQREAARQQVASLTNEDGNGPSTAVISEEAESTVDLLASALAETTAERDMIASDAAFALDHAAEMELELRLLQERNDEIFRQLEEAMTISVEPLDKMFRNAGLSPDSLISAVRRGYSGTGGPLTPLQFSTKGGAPDPDAARANGILDAMDRINLYRIAAEKAPFDIPVKSNFRFTSGFGQRWGRLHAGTDFAGPVGTPIYATADGVVTHASWSSGYGRLIKIQHEFGIETRYAHLNAMRVSVGQRVSRGDRIGDMGNSGRSTGPHLHYEVRVGGTPVNPMTYIRAGQDVF, encoded by the coding sequence GTGAAATCACGACTGACGCATGCAATTCACCATAAGCTCGAAAAATGGTTCCCTGAAAAACGGCTCTTTTTGCGGTCCGATACCGAGACCCGTTTCATCCGTCTCAAGCCTGAAACACAGTTGATCGGCTGGGGCGGCGCGGTTGTCGTTGTCGGCTGGACAATCATTTCTACCGCAATCCTGCTCATGGACAGCATCGGTGCCGGCAACTTCCGCGCACAGGCGCAACGTGATCAAATGATCTATGAACAGCGGCTCAACGCCCTGTCTGCCGAACGTGACGCCCGCGCAGAAGAAGCGGTTGCGGCACAACAGCGGTTTTCTTCGGCCTTGGCACAGATCAGTACCATGCAATCAGAACTGCTGGCGCTGGAGGATGAGCGCCGCGAGTTGGAAACTGGGATGGAGGTCGTGCAGGCCACTCTGCGCAACACCATGCAACAGCGTGAAGCGGCCCGACAGCAGGTCGCTTCGCTGACAAACGAAGATGGCAACGGCCCCTCGACTGCCGTGATCAGTGAAGAGGCAGAGAGCACCGTCGATCTGTTGGCCTCTGCCCTTGCCGAGACCACAGCAGAACGCGATATGATCGCCTCTGACGCGGCCTTTGCGCTTGACCACGCCGCGGAGATGGAGCTGGAACTGCGTCTGCTGCAGGAACGCAATGACGAGATTTTCCGTCAGCTTGAAGAGGCGATGACCATCTCTGTTGAGCCACTCGACAAGATGTTCCGCAACGCAGGGCTTTCGCCCGATAGCCTGATCTCTGCGGTGCGTCGTGGCTATTCCGGCACCGGAGGCCCGTTGACGCCGCTGCAGTTTTCGACGAAAGGCGGCGCGCCCGATCCTGATGCAGCCCGCGCCAATGGCATTCTGGATGCGATGGACCGGATCAACCTGTATCGGATCGCCGCCGAAAAGGCGCCCTTTGACATCCCCGTCAAATCGAACTTCCGTTTCACTTCGGGCTTTGGCCAACGGTGGGGCCGCCTGCATGCGGGCACCGATTTTGCCGGGCCTGTCGGCACGCCAATCTATGCCACCGCCGATGGCGTTGTCACACACGCCAGCTGGTCATCGGGGTATGGCCGGTTGATCAAGATCCAGCACGAGTTCGGGATCGAGACCCGGTATGCACATTTGAACGCGATGCGTGTTTCAGTTGGTCAAAGGGTCTCGCGCGGGGATCGAATTGGTGATATGGGCAACTCCGGACGGTCCACTGGACCACACCTTCACTACGAAGTGCGCGTTGGCGGTACTCCCGTTAATCCCATGACCTACATAAGAGCTGGACAAGATGTTTTCTAA
- a CDS encoding polymer-forming cytoskeletal protein gives MFSKSKINEPGPKAEGAPAAAAEPAKSAPASDFKATAPKSKPPASVLSADLHITGNIKTTGDIQIEGQVDGDIRAHLLTVGEGATVKGEVVADDVVVNGRVIGRVRGLKVRLTSTARVEGDIIHKTIAIESGAHFEGSVQRQDDPLSTGSGGKAKMPNDAAKG, from the coding sequence ATGTTTTCTAAATCCAAAATCAACGAGCCCGGACCCAAAGCCGAAGGGGCCCCTGCTGCTGCAGCGGAACCGGCGAAATCCGCACCTGCGTCTGACTTCAAAGCGACGGCCCCCAAAAGCAAGCCGCCCGCATCGGTACTTTCTGCTGACCTGCATATCACCGGGAACATCAAGACGACCGGTGACATCCAGATCGAAGGCCAGGTGGATGGCGACATCCGCGCCCACCTGCTGACCGTGGGCGAAGGCGCCACTGTCAAGGGCGAGGTTGTGGCAGATGATGTGGTCGTTAATGGCCGGGTGATCGGTCGCGTGCGTGGCCTCAAGGTGCGCCTGACTTCAACGGCACGTGTCGAAGGCGACATCATTCACAAGACCATCGCCATCGAAAGCGGCGCCCATTTCGAAGGGTCCGTACAGCGACAGGATGATCCGCTGTCCACCGGTTCCGGTGGCAAGGCAAAAATGCCCAACGACGCCGCCAAAGGCTAG
- a CDS encoding MFS transporter, which yields MAATPPSQRAAPAKARPVFHADFCEERHRRLILTAAVLASSMGFIDGTVVSIAMPAIRQTLGATLDQATWINNAYMVTLAALILVGGAFGDRFGLARVFSLGIAVFVATSLICALAPNPDVLILARLAQGAGAAMMIPGSLAMISRAYPREVRGRAIGLWAAASAVTTAAGPIVGGLALSFGGPEMWRWIFAINLPLGLIAFLMTRAGVARDTRRPGQPVDIPGAVLAVAGLAAIAWTFTHLEGSGTTPLTWIIGGLGALTLLAFLWQEHRSAHPMMPLALFRDHTFAAANAATFALYFGLSAILFFLPMLTVAGWQISEIEAALAFAPLSIFISAFSTRFGRLSDKIGPGPVIAMGGVTVAAGYTALALVVPLQNYWFAVLPAMTVTGFGMSMVVAPLSTAVMGAVADSQSGTASGVNNAISRIAGLVAVAAMGALVGFAYARAGGAFSYGETLDDPAHVAAMGAAFAAIAWVSAALAALSAALAYVGIPRRGAS from the coding sequence TTGGCCGCAACACCACCTTCTCAACGGGCCGCGCCGGCAAAGGCGCGGCCCGTTTTTCATGCCGACTTCTGTGAAGAGCGGCATCGCCGTCTGATCCTCACCGCTGCTGTGCTCGCCTCTTCCATGGGGTTCATTGATGGCACTGTGGTCAGCATCGCCATGCCCGCGATCCGCCAGACGCTGGGTGCTACGCTGGATCAGGCCACGTGGATCAACAACGCCTACATGGTCACCCTAGCCGCGCTGATCCTTGTGGGCGGTGCCTTTGGTGACCGCTTTGGGCTCGCGCGGGTGTTCTCGCTCGGCATCGCGGTTTTTGTGGCGACCTCGCTCATTTGTGCGCTAGCGCCCAACCCCGATGTACTGATCCTTGCGCGGCTGGCCCAGGGTGCCGGGGCTGCAATGATGATCCCCGGCAGCCTTGCCATGATCAGCCGCGCCTACCCGCGCGAGGTGCGCGGGCGCGCCATTGGCCTGTGGGCCGCCGCCTCTGCTGTCACAACCGCCGCGGGGCCGATCGTGGGCGGGCTTGCGCTGTCCTTTGGCGGGCCAGAGATGTGGCGGTGGATCTTTGCGATCAACTTGCCACTGGGGCTGATTGCATTTCTCATGACCCGTGCGGGCGTCGCCCGCGACACCCGCCGACCGGGTCAGCCGGTAGACATCCCGGGCGCGGTGCTCGCTGTGGCGGGTCTGGCCGCCATCGCCTGGACCTTCACCCATTTAGAGGGGTCAGGCACCACCCCGCTCACCTGGATCATCGGCGGCCTAGGCGCGCTGACCCTGCTGGCGTTTTTGTGGCAGGAACACCGCAGCGCCCACCCGATGATGCCGCTGGCACTGTTCCGTGACCACACTTTTGCCGCCGCCAATGCCGCGACCTTTGCGCTTTACTTTGGGCTGTCTGCGATCCTGTTCTTTCTGCCGATGCTCACCGTCGCAGGTTGGCAGATATCAGAGATTGAGGCCGCATTGGCCTTTGCCCCGCTGTCGATCTTCATCTCGGCCTTCTCGACCCGTTTCGGGCGATTGTCGGATAAGATCGGCCCCGGTCCGGTCATCGCGATGGGGGGCGTCACCGTGGCGGCGGGCTATACCGCGCTGGCGCTTGTGGTCCCGTTGCAGAACTACTGGTTCGCCGTGCTTCCCGCGATGACGGTGACCGGGTTCGGCATGTCGATGGTGGTGGCCCCCTTGTCCACCGCAGTGATGGGCGCTGTGGCCGATAGCCAGTCAGGCACAGCATCAGGCGTCAACAACGCGATCAGCCGGATCGCAGGGCTTGTGGCGGTGGCGGCAATGGGCGCGCTTGTTGGTTTTGCTTATGCCCGTGCGGGCGGCGCGTTCAGCTACGGCGAAACGCTGGATGACCCGGCACATGTGGCGGCAATGGGTGCGGCCTTTGCGGCGATTGCCTGGGTCTCTGCCGCACTGGCGGCCCTATCAGCAGCTTTGGCCTATGTCGGCATCCCGCGGCGCGGCGCATCATAA
- a CDS encoding DUF2189 domain-containing protein: protein MTSHDITDPAPLPRIGRVTLNELWACLAMGVADFRRAPAFGLFFSAVYVFGGFGMLWIGAGHVTWTLATALGFPLAAPFAAVGLYEVSRRLEADQPLVWSEVLGVVWAERGRQIPWMGALIVFYFLFWTFLAHIIFALFMGLSAITNISTDLSVLWTAAGLRMIAAEVVVGAVLAFLLFSLTVVSLPLLLEREVDFVTAMILSVRTVNENLGVMLVWAGVIASLTFLALVPWFLGLVVVLPVLGHATWHLYRRALYDAPRRGMPT, encoded by the coding sequence ATGACGTCGCACGACATCACAGACCCCGCACCGCTGCCCCGGATTGGGCGGGTGACGCTGAACGAACTTTGGGCCTGCCTTGCGATGGGGGTGGCGGATTTTCGACGCGCGCCGGCCTTTGGCCTGTTTTTCAGCGCGGTCTATGTCTTTGGCGGCTTTGGGATGTTGTGGATCGGCGCAGGGCATGTGACATGGACGCTGGCCACTGCCCTTGGCTTTCCACTGGCCGCGCCCTTTGCTGCCGTCGGTCTTTATGAAGTGTCGCGCCGGTTGGAGGCGGATCAGCCGCTGGTCTGGTCAGAGGTGCTGGGCGTGGTCTGGGCAGAACGCGGGCGGCAAATCCCGTGGATGGGGGCGCTCATCGTCTTTTACTTTCTGTTCTGGACGTTTCTGGCGCATATCATCTTTGCGCTTTTCATGGGGCTGTCGGCAATCACCAATATCTCGACCGATCTGTCCGTGCTTTGGACAGCAGCGGGCCTGCGGATGATCGCGGCAGAGGTGGTCGTGGGTGCGGTATTGGCGTTCTTGTTGTTCTCGCTGACTGTGGTCAGCCTGCCGCTGTTGCTGGAGCGCGAGGTCGATTTTGTCACGGCGATGATCCTGTCGGTGCGCACGGTGAACGAAAATCTGGGTGTGATGCTGGTCTGGGCGGGGGTGATTGCCAGCCTGACCTTTCTGGCGTTGGTGCCGTGGTTTCTGGGGCTGGTGGTTGTTCTGCCGGTGCTGGGCCATGCCACATGGCACTTATACCGCCGCGCGCTTTATGATGCGCCGCGCCGCGGGATGCCGACATAG
- the prfB gene encoding peptide chain release factor 2, with protein sequence MRAETENTVEAIENSLQLLAQRMDHETAAHRLEEFNARVEDPNLWDDPAAAQKLMRERQMLVDALDSYNSIKTDLQDNIELIELGEMEEDAEVVSEAEAALETLKAKAAKKELEALLNGEADGNDTFLEINSGAGGTESCDWAAMLARMYVRWAEKKGYKVELQSESPGEEAGIKSAAYKISGQNAYGWLKSESGVHRLVRISPFDSAAKRHTSFTSVKVYPVVDDNIEIEVNPADIRIDTYRSSGAGGQHVNTTDSAVRITHHPTGIVVTSSEKSQHQNRDIAMKALKSRLYQIELDKRSALVNEAHENAGDAGWGNQIRSYVLQPYQMVKDLRTRFETSDTSGVLDGDLDGLMAATLAMDVSGKSRAEATAED encoded by the coding sequence ATGCGCGCTGAGACCGAAAATACCGTTGAGGCCATCGAGAACTCGCTGCAATTGCTGGCGCAGCGGATGGACCACGAGACCGCAGCCCACCGGCTGGAGGAATTTAACGCGCGCGTCGAAGACCCCAACCTGTGGGATGATCCGGCGGCAGCGCAAAAGCTGATGCGCGAGCGGCAGATGCTGGTGGATGCGCTGGACAGCTACAACAGCATCAAGACCGATCTGCAGGACAATATCGAGCTGATCGAATTGGGTGAGATGGAAGAAGATGCCGAAGTGGTGTCCGAGGCCGAAGCCGCGCTTGAAACGCTCAAAGCCAAGGCCGCCAAGAAAGAGTTGGAGGCGCTGCTGAACGGTGAGGCCGACGGCAATGATACCTTCCTTGAAATCAATTCAGGGGCGGGTGGCACCGAAAGTTGCGATTGGGCCGCGATGTTGGCGCGGATGTATGTCCGCTGGGCGGAAAAGAAAGGCTATAAGGTCGAGTTGCAGTCAGAAAGCCCCGGCGAAGAAGCGGGCATCAAATCGGCGGCTTACAAGATCAGCGGGCAGAACGCCTATGGCTGGCTAAAGTCCGAAAGTGGTGTGCACCGGTTGGTCCGGATTTCACCGTTTGATAGCGCGGCCAAACGGCACACGTCCTTTACCTCGGTCAAGGTTTACCCGGTGGTGGATGACAACATCGAGATCGAGGTGAACCCCGCAGATATCCGCATTGATACCTACCGGTCATCGGGCGCGGGTGGGCAGCACGTGAACACCACGGATTCGGCGGTGCGGATCACACACCATCCCACGGGGATTGTCGTGACATCATCGGAAAAATCGCAGCACCAGAACCGCGACATTGCGATGAAGGCGCTGAAATCGCGGCTCTATCAGATCGAGCTTGATAAGCGGTCCGCATTGGTCAACGAAGCGCACGAAAACGCAGGTGACGCGGGCTGGGGCAACCAGATTCGATCTTATGTGTTGCAGCCTTATCAGATGGTCAAAGACCTGCGCACGCGGTTTGAAACCTCTGACACATCCGGCGTGCTTGACGGTGACTTGGACGGTCTGATGGCGGCCACGCTGGCGATGGACGTGAGCGGCAAGAGCCGGGCCGAGGCCACCGCCGAGGATTGA
- a CDS encoding penicillin-binding protein 1A, whose amino-acid sequence MLRFVMSFFGSIFSMLTLGLVMAGITLGGIFYMYGRDLPSYEVLATYTPKTISRIYSGEGNIIDEFAVERRLFTPAEEIPDLVKQAFISAEDKNFYTHAGYDPRGMAAALFDAVRSRGADLRGASTITQQVMKNFLLDGSRSAERKIKEIILATRIEGAMPKEKILELYLNEIFLGKNSFGVTAAALTYFNKSLSELTVEEAAYLAVLPKAPSRYDPVRQKDRSIARRNFILEEMFENGYIDQATYDVAVNEPLRTVQNGDYESFKSDLPPRDYFTDEIRRQLSQNFGEEEFFSGGLSIRATIDPEMQVEAAHALQRALEQYDRGQGKWRGTGETIPVETLTSAPAWREALSKVNVARDITLGNRWYPAVVLEVAEQTLTLGADGVNGTVEVPREDIQWMAGDFFENFTPGDVVHVRQMTNDSDGSLIRWTLRQVPEVQGGFMAMDVNTGRVLAMQGGFSYQHSVFNRATQAQRQPGSSFKPFVYAAALDSGYSPATVVVDAPIEINTPQGVWRPKNYSNQFYGPTPLRTGIEKSRNLMTIRLAQEVGMDTVARYAEKFGVYNDMNQVLAASLGSEETTLFKMVAAYAMFANGGERVEPTLVDRVQDRYGHTVFRHDQRICVDCNDQTLPAGQRPQITSDRERVMNEITAYQLTSMMEGVVDRGTASGTVNLPVAIAGKTGTTNDEKDAWFVGFSSTIVAGCYIGFDTPRPMGRGAGGGGICGPVFTDFMSEAIQKYGGGEFFVPADCQFIKIDRFTGARLPDSAGGENVIAECFRPGEEPVFGITFDGGFAMGSDLSLFDEVPRASRQVTTSTGSTATVGPRATFGSLSSGGLY is encoded by the coding sequence TTGTTGCGTTTTGTCATGTCCTTTTTCGGCAGCATCTTTTCGATGCTGACCCTTGGCCTTGTGATGGCCGGGATCACGTTGGGCGGGATTTTCTACATGTATGGCCGGGACCTGCCGTCATACGAGGTACTGGCGACCTATACGCCCAAGACGATCAGCCGGATTTATTCGGGCGAGGGCAATATCATTGACGAATTTGCCGTTGAACGGCGGCTGTTCACCCCGGCCGAGGAAATCCCTGATCTGGTGAAGCAGGCGTTTATCAGCGCTGAGGACAAGAATTTCTATACCCATGCGGGATATGATCCCCGCGGGATGGCCGCGGCCCTGTTTGATGCGGTGCGCAGCCGGGGGGCGGATTTGCGCGGTGCCTCGACCATTACGCAGCAGGTGATGAAGAACTTTCTGCTGGATGGATCACGCAGTGCAGAGCGCAAGATCAAAGAGATCATTCTTGCGACCCGGATTGAGGGCGCGATGCCCAAGGAGAAGATCCTTGAGCTTTACCTGAACGAGATTTTTCTGGGCAAGAACAGCTTTGGTGTGACCGCGGCAGCGCTGACCTATTTCAACAAAAGCCTTTCAGAGCTGACCGTGGAAGAGGCGGCCTATCTTGCGGTGCTGCCTAAGGCGCCATCGCGTTATGACCCGGTGCGGCAAAAGGACCGGTCGATTGCGCGCCGGAACTTCATCCTCGAAGAGATGTTCGAGAACGGCTACATCGATCAGGCGACCTATGATGTGGCGGTGAATGAGCCGCTGCGCACGGTGCAGAATGGCGACTATGAAAGCTTTAAGTCGGACCTGCCGCCGCGCGATTACTTTACCGACGAAATCCGCCGCCAGCTGAGCCAGAACTTTGGCGAGGAAGAATTCTTTTCCGGCGGTCTGTCGATCCGCGCGACAATTGATCCCGAGATGCAGGTGGAAGCCGCCCATGCGCTGCAACGCGCGCTCGAGCAATATGATCGCGGGCAGGGCAAGTGGCGTGGCACCGGAGAGACGATCCCGGTTGAGACGCTGACCAGCGCGCCCGCGTGGCGCGAGGCGCTATCCAAAGTCAACGTGGCCCGCGATATCACGCTGGGCAATCGTTGGTATCCGGCGGTGGTGCTGGAGGTGGCGGAACAGACCCTGACGCTGGGTGCGGATGGGGTGAACGGCACGGTCGAGGTGCCGCGCGAGGACATCCAGTGGATGGCTGGCGATTTCTTTGAGAACTTCACCCCCGGCGACGTGGTGCATGTGCGTCAGATGACCAACGACAGCGACGGATCGCTGATCCGCTGGACCCTGCGGCAGGTGCCAGAAGTGCAGGGCGGGTTCATGGCAATGGACGTGAATACTGGCCGCGTTTTGGCGATGCAGGGCGGTTTCAGCTATCAGCACTCTGTCTTTAATCGCGCCACGCAGGCGCAGCGTCAGCCCGGTTCGTCGTTTAAGCCGTTTGTCTATGCGGCGGCGTTGGATTCAGGCTATTCGCCCGCCACAGTCGTGGTGGATGCACCGATTGAGATCAACACACCCCAGGGTGTCTGGCGGCCAAAGAACTATTCCAACCAGTTCTACGGGCCCACGCCGCTGCGCACCGGCATTGAAAAGTCACGGAACCTGATGACCATCCGACTGGCGCAAGAGGTCGGCATGGATACGGTTGCGCGCTATGCGGAAAAGTTCGGTGTTTACAACGATATGAACCAGGTGCTGGCGGCCTCGCTGGGGTCGGAAGAAACCACATTGTTCAAGATGGTTGCGGCCTATGCGATGTTTGCCAACGGGGGTGAGCGGGTGGAACCGACGCTGGTGGACCGGGTACAGGACCGTTACGGCCACACCGTGTTCCGCCACGATCAGCGCATTTGCGTGGATTGTAACGACCAGACCTTGCCCGCGGGCCAGCGCCCACAGATCACATCGGACCGCGAACGGGTGATGAACGAAATCACCGCCTATCAGCTGACCAGCATGATGGAAGGTGTTGTGGATCGCGGCACCGCGAGCGGCACGGTCAACCTGCCGGTGGCGATTGCGGGCAAGACCGGCACAACCAACGATGAAAAGGACGCGTGGTTCGTGGGCTTCTCTTCGACCATCGTGGCGGGCTGCTACATCGGTTTCGACACGCCGCGCCCGATGGGCCGGGGGGCCGGTGGCGGCGGCATCTGCGGCCCGGTGTTCACCGATTTCATGTCCGAGGCGATCCAGAAGTACGGCGGCGGCGAGTTTTTTGTCCCCGCAGATTGTCAGTTCATCAAGATCGACCGATTTACTGGCGCGCGTCTGCCTGACAGTGCCGGCGGCGAGAACGTGATTGCAGAGTGTTTCCGCCCCGGAGAAGAGCCTGTCTTTGGCATCACATTTGACGGTGGCTTTGCGATGGGGTCCGATCTGTCGCTGTTCGACGAGGTGCCGCGCGCGTCCCGTCAGGTGACCACCTCGACCGGGAGCACAGCAACAGTTGGACCCCGCGCCACCTTCGGTTCGCTGTCCTCGGGCGGGCTTTACTAG
- a CDS encoding MBL fold metallo-hydrolase, which yields MAQTRRVFLTQAAAAGTITFLPFQARGASHAADSFETPAGPITVHPVDHASIIFETPLGTIAVDPVGEMSAYDGLPKPDLILVTHEHGDHFNEGILDGLMTDQTRLITNPAVYDKLPDDLKAKAESLGNDDATAWNALGIAAIPAHNLTEGRMNFHPPGRDNGYVLTFEGFRVYISGDTEDIPEMRALQDIDLAFVCMNLPFTMDLEAAASAVSDFAPRFVYPYHYRGRDGGTQDPMAFAALIGDGTEVKFAPWYGDEIMPA from the coding sequence ATGGCACAGACACGACGGGTATTTTTGACGCAGGCCGCGGCAGCGGGCACAATCACGTTTCTGCCGTTTCAGGCGCGCGGCGCCAGTCACGCAGCAGACAGTTTTGAAACACCTGCGGGGCCGATTACCGTGCACCCGGTCGATCATGCCTCGATCATCTTTGAGACACCGCTTGGCACCATTGCCGTTGACCCGGTGGGCGAGATGTCGGCCTATGACGGGTTGCCGAAGCCTGATCTGATTTTGGTCACGCACGAGCATGGCGACCACTTCAACGAGGGGATTTTGGATGGGCTGATGACGGATCAGACGCGGCTGATCACCAATCCAGCGGTCTATGACAAGCTGCCCGATGACCTGAAGGCCAAGGCAGAATCGCTTGGCAACGACGACGCGACTGCGTGGAACGCGCTTGGGATTGCCGCGATCCCGGCGCATAACCTGACCGAGGGGCGGATGAACTTTCACCCGCCGGGCCGCGACAATGGCTATGTGCTGACGTTTGAGGGCTTCCGCGTCTACATCTCGGGCGATACCGAGGATATCCCCGAAATGCGCGCGCTGCAGGACATTGATCTGGCCTTTGTCTGCATGAACCTGCCGTTCACGATGGACCTAGAAGCGGCGGCCAGTGCGGTGTCGGACTTTGCGCCACGGTTCGTCTATCCCTACCATTATCGCGGTCGCGATGGCGGGACCCAGGATCCAATGGCCTTTGCCGCATTGATAGGGGATGGAACAGAGGTGAAGTTCGCCCCGTGGTATGGCGATGAGATCATGCCGGCCTAA
- a CDS encoding DsbA family protein, whose product MMLRAIALAALTLATPLAAQEAMSEAERAAFRAEVRAYLLENPEVLMEAIGVLEARQQAEQAQAEGAMLAASADQLLNDGFSFVGGNPEGDITVVEFLDYRCGYCKKAHPEVAELVSRDGNIRYIVKEFPILGEESVLASRFAVATKLVAGDDAYYDVHNTLMAYRGDFSPTAFGRMAEGLGLEAAPILAAMEGDEVAAILNANRVLGQQLQINGTPTFVVQDEMLRGYVPLDQMRQIVAELRG is encoded by the coding sequence ATGATGTTGCGCGCCATTGCCCTTGCGGCCCTGACCCTTGCCACACCGCTTGCTGCGCAAGAGGCGATGAGCGAGGCCGAGCGGGCCGCGTTTCGTGCCGAAGTGCGGGCCTATCTGCTGGAAAATCCCGAAGTGCTGATGGAGGCGATTGGTGTGCTTGAAGCGCGGCAGCAGGCTGAGCAGGCACAGGCCGAAGGGGCCATGCTGGCGGCATCTGCGGATCAATTGCTGAATGATGGGTTCTCTTTTGTGGGTGGCAATCCCGAGGGCGACATTACCGTTGTCGAATTCCTCGATTATCGCTGTGGCTATTGCAAAAAGGCGCATCCGGAGGTCGCAGAACTGGTCAGCCGGGATGGCAATATCCGCTATATCGTCAAGGAATTCCCCATTCTGGGCGAGGAATCGGTGTTGGCATCGCGCTTTGCCGTCGCCACCAAGTTGGTGGCCGGGGATGACGCCTATTACGACGTTCACAACACGCTGATGGCCTATCGCGGTGATTTCTCGCCCACGGCCTTTGGCCGCATGGCCGAGGGCCTGGGGCTGGAGGCGGCACCGATCCTTGCGGCGATGGAGGGTGATGAGGTCGCGGCGATCCTGAATGCCAACCGCGTGTTGGGCCAGCAGTTGCAGATCAATGGCACGCCCACTTTTGTGGTGCAGGACGAAATGCTGCGCGGGTATGTGCCGCTGGATCAGATGCGACAAATCGTGGCCGAGCTTCGCGGATAG